In Novosphingobium sp. MMS21-SN21R, a single genomic region encodes these proteins:
- a CDS encoding SDR family NAD(P)-dependent oxidoreductase: protein MGSFEGRTVFVTGGASGIGLGIVKALAKRGAFVVIADLRVDHITNALDSLAAEGLGESVAAVELDVTDRAAYAETARRMDEELGGIDILVNNAGVGVEGPVLEATYADWDFGIGVNLGGVINGMQSVLPQMIARGRGGHVVNTASLAASVTMPGHLAIYAAGKAAVLNLSENMRADLAAKSIGMTVLCPGFVKSNIHEAARNRPAHLRDASGFSASEQALSERVVGEEWMNPDDVGEMVADAILANQLYVITHGQFANRMRERAEAVLAATPLSEVQF from the coding sequence GGGTTCATTCGAGGGCAGAACGGTATTCGTCACTGGCGGGGCTTCGGGCATCGGCCTTGGCATCGTCAAGGCGCTGGCAAAGCGGGGCGCATTTGTCGTCATCGCTGATTTGCGGGTCGATCACATCACCAATGCGCTCGACAGCTTGGCTGCCGAGGGGCTTGGCGAGAGCGTTGCGGCTGTCGAACTCGATGTGACCGATCGTGCCGCTTATGCTGAAACTGCGCGCCGCATGGACGAGGAGCTGGGCGGCATCGATATCCTCGTCAACAATGCCGGTGTCGGCGTTGAAGGGCCAGTGCTTGAGGCGACTTATGCGGATTGGGACTTTGGCATCGGCGTAAACCTTGGCGGCGTCATCAACGGTATGCAGAGCGTTCTGCCGCAGATGATCGCGCGGGGTCGTGGCGGCCATGTGGTCAACACCGCCTCACTGGCCGCCTCGGTGACTATGCCGGGACACCTGGCGATTTATGCCGCAGGCAAAGCCGCCGTGCTCAATTTGTCGGAAAACATGCGGGCTGATCTTGCCGCCAAGAGCATCGGGATGACAGTGCTGTGCCCCGGCTTCGTCAAATCAAACATCCATGAAGCGGCCCGCAATCGCCCGGCGCACTTGCGCGATGCAAGCGGGTTCAGCGCGTCCGAACAGGCTTTGTCCGAGCGCGTCGTGGGTGAGGAGTGGATGAACCCCGACGATGTTGGCGAAATGGTGGCAGACGCAATCCTTGCCAATCAACTTTATGTCATCACCCACGGCCAGTTTGCCAATCGCATGCGCGAGCGTGCCGAAGCTGTGTTGGCAGCAACACCATTGAGCGAGGTGCAGTTCTAG